ATGGGCGTTCACGCTATCAGCTCGGCGGGCGGCGTGGCCCCACGATAAGCGCGCCGCGGAGCTGGACAGCGAGTCGGGATACTGAGACCTGATGAAGGGCGGAGAGCCGTGCAGGTCCTGCGGGAACGGATGATGCATAGCGAATGGCACTGGTGGCAGACAGACGGCTGTACGTACCGGAATGCGACCGCATCGCCACAGATAGGAACGAACCCGGACCTGTGGGAAACGCCGGTCAGTGCACCCTAGCGTTGTTCCCAATCTGATCGGGACAATGCGAAGCGTGAGTACGTGGAAGTCACCCCGAGAAACATGTCGTCATCACCTGCGCCGGTGCGCGTCAAGCCGATCCGCTCCAGCACGCGGAGCGAACCGACCTTGGCGTCGACCGCCTCCGCCCATACGGACGAGAGCTTGAGCGCGTCGAACCCATACTCAAGCCCCGCCGAGGCCGCCATTGTCCCCAAGCCTCGACCCCACCGAGAGGAAGGACCGATGACGAATCCGAGTTCGCGCGTACTCCGCTCGTCCCCATGGAGGTCCACATATCCCACGACGTCATCTCGCGTTACAGCGGACAGCCGGACGACCTGGGGATCTGGTGCCGCGATGGATGCTACCCACCAGACAGTCAACTCCTCGACCGTCGCACGGTCGCTCCACCTGGCATGAGCAAGAAACACCGGATCGGATGCCCATTCGGCGAACGTGCCGGCATCAGACACGTCCATCGGCCGCAGGGTCAGTTTCATGAATGACAGTCCGTGCGATGCATCATCTATCGGCCCTCCTCGGATCGGAATGCGGCATCTGCCTGCGGATAGTTCGCCGCGACAAATGAACGCGCACGGTCCACGAATTCGTTCACTCGGATCACCCGACCGCGCCAGGGGAGATGACATCGAGCCCAGCCGTCTCTGCCGCTTCCCCAAGCCGACGGTCGTAGGTCAAGACAGCATCAGCGTCAAGGCGAATGGCGGCCTCCAGATGCAAGGCATCAAGCGTACGCAGATACTGCATCGGCAGGAAACCAGCGGATCGATACGTTGCGCGGTCGAGGGCCGCCAGCGACACACCCTCCAAGAGTGCGCTCACTTTCGACTGGTCCCGACCTTCCCGGACCGCCATGCGACGCAGTTCGGTCTCAAGAAGATCACTCGAGACAAGGCACGAATCCTCGCGATCAAGCCAGTTCACTAGCTCTTGCGTCTCGGGCTGAGCAACAAGCAGTGCGCCGAGCGCGGACGTATCGACATACACCAGCGGAGCCGTACTCACACCCGATCTCCCCGCAGTTCGTCGAGGATTCGGTTCATCGGCCGGTCGCGGTCAGTCGGCTGAGGCTTCAGGTCGGACCAACCACCGACTCGCTTGGCCGGTCGCGAGATGGGTAGCGCGGACGGCGGAGCATCGAGCGGAACGATGCGCCCGACGGGGATACCGCGATTGGTCAGCACGAACGAATGCCCCTCGCTCACCTCACGCAGCACGCGTCCAGATTCGTTGCGCAACTCGCGCTGCGAGAGGCTCTCACTGTGTGCTTCAGCCGTACTCATGTACCAATCGTAGCACCCGTGCTACACGTTGAAGCGGAACTCCACGGAGTTCCGCTTCAACGTGGAGTCGCGTTCCGGTTCAACCTCTGGCGCGAACGCCGGACCCCGCAGCGAGGTCCGGCGTTCGGGCTCTCAATGGGGCTACGACTGGAAGAAGCTCGCCTTTGGATGATGCCATTGCTCAAGGTTAGTTTGCTTATCTGGAGTGCCGTACATATTGGAGTATGGGACGTGATCTTGAAGACCTCCGCTCACAGCTCTCTGACCGAAGCGAGCGTGTGGGGCAGCTTGACGCCGAGCGGGAAGACAAGCCGCGGACCTCGATTTCGACTCCAGCGTCTGACGAGGAGCAGTTTTGGGCGCTTCGCGAACTGCAAGCGCGACGTGAGGGTGACCCCAGTAGGGTCGGTGGAGCGGTCATGATTGTCGGCAGCCTTAACTTGTCTGACGGCGCACCCGTTGTATGGCAGCAGAGTACTGGCAGTGACGGTCTGCTTGAAACCGACTGGTCGGACCTCGCTGGAGCGTTCAGCGCGCTGGGGCACCCCGGACGCCTGAAACTCATTCGACACATCCTCTCGGGCGTGCATGCAACCGCGGAACTTTCTGAGATCGCGTCGCTTGGAACCACGGGGAAACTGCACCATCATTTACGGCAGCTCGTTGCGGCTGGTTGGGTGCGGCAGAGTGCGATCGGTGCGAGCCACCGTTTTTGCGGAATCCTTATGCTCGGTCGTCGCCCGGAGCGAGAGCGTTGCGGTGATCTCGGCGACGATCGCACCACTCAACAGCAGCCACCGGTTCTCGCAGTGTTCCTCTCGTCGAGCATTGCCGCGGCCGCGTGCCCGGGCTACCCATGACAGCGCATGCGAGAACCCCGCTCGGCCGCGGGCAGGAGTCGCGGCACGAGCCGAACGAGCACGACCATCGCCACGAGCTCGACGAGCGTCTGTGTGACGACAACGAGCGGCGCCAGACTCAACGTCGCCGGAAGCGCGAGCGCGATCGGCAACACCACGAGTGAATTTCGTGTCGCGGCGCTGAAAGCCACGGCGCGCCGTCCCGAGGTCTCGAGTCTGGCGATGCGACCTACGAGCATCCCGATCGGCACCATGACGACGACGAAGGCCACGCACACGGGCACCACAACGACGAGCGAACCAAGGCGCGCACCGACACCACCGATTTGAGACGCCACGACCACGGCCAGAGTGGCGACCATGAGCGGCACCATGGCCGACTCGCCTGCGGCTTCGAGCATCCGCCCCGCCCGCCATCGAGCGGCGGCGGCCTGCGTCAGAGTTGCAGCCAACAGTGGTAGCGCGATGATGAACACGAATGCCTCGATGAAAGGCGTCAATTCGATGGGTCGCACGACACCGGGCCCGACGAAGATCCAGAGAAAGGCCGGAAGCAGGAGCAACTGCCCGAGCATGAGGATTGGTGCGGCCGACAGAAGCCGTTGCGCGTCACCGCCCGCGAGCCGTGCAAACACGATCACGTAATCGACGCAGGGCGTCAGCAACACCATGAGCACGCCGACGAGCAACGCCGGTTCGTGCGCGACGAACCGCGAAAGCGGCCAGACCACGAGCGGCACCAGCACAAAATTCAGCACCAGCACAGTCGAGAGGAACCGCCAGTCGCGAAGCCCCCTCCCCACCTTGCGCATCGGGATGCCAAGGAAGGTGACGAACAGTAACAGCGCGAGGATGGGCTGAACCACTACCTCGGCGGGGCCCGCCACAGTCGGCCAGAGTAAGCCACAGGCTACCCCTGCGCCGATCCCTGCGACGTAGAGCACGATCTGATGCCGCTCCATCCACCTCACGCCCGCGCTCATATGAGTCCAATCTGGCACATCTGGTTCACCCATGCACTGCGCTCGTCGTGACGGTCATGATCTTGGTGGTCTCGTCGTGAAAGGGTGCCCGCAGCTTCGTCGTACCGGCGGCGCCCAGGCCGCGTCGGCGGAGCGGAGCGAAACTCGGGAATCGGACACTTTGAGTCGGAGCGTGAAATTGAGAAGCACCTTGCTTCGCTCGGCCTGCACGCCAGAGTTATTCGCCCGGTGTATTTCATGGAGAACCTGATCGGTACGGGGGCGAAGCGTCGAGATCACAGGTGACGAAGTGACCGGCTCGCGGACAACGGTGGCGAGGCCGAGGACGACAACGGCGACGGCAGTGGCGACGGTCTCGTCCTGCTGCCGGGCGACGACGAGATCTACATCTGGTCGCACGAGGGCGAGCTCCTCGAGCCGACGACGCTCATCCTGTAGCTCGGTCAGTCGACGCGGCGAATCTGCTGTGGCCAGCCGCAGGCTTCGGCCAGCCTGCCGCCCCAATCGGCGGCCGCAGCGTCGTCCGCGACTTCGATGAGCGTCAAGCCACCGAGGTGCTGCTCCGACTCGGCAAAGAGCCCGTTTGTAATCTTGGCCCCGGCACCGGTCGGTTCGGCGGTGACCGCCGCATCCACGCGGTCATCGACGCCTGCGGCAAATATGAGCACCCCGGCCTTCCGCATCTCCTCGACGACAGCGGCGGCGAGCGGGCCGCGTTCGGCAAACCACTCGAGGCTATGCTCGCTGACCCACTGCTGGTTGAAGTAAATGATGTACTGCGGCATCGTGTGTGCCCTTCCAACGTCGGCGTTCAGGGACGCCGGTCCACGGCGCCAGGACGCGGCGTGGTTATTCGGCGACACTACGCCGCAGACCCGGAGGTGCCTTGCGCACCCGCAGATCTGCTGCGCGATCAACGGGTTTGGAAGCGGTCCGCGGGGGCCGCTGCTGAGCGTGCGGAGTGATCTCGACGCCGGCAGCGCGCGAGCCGAGGCCAGCGAAAGCGTAATCTAACGGGCGTCAAGCACCACCGTGAAGGTTGAATTCGGCGTCTGACTAGGTAATGCTTCCCCCTCGCCCCGAGTGCCCGGAGGCCTACACCTACGAGCAGGGAGCGCCGTTGGTGTGCCCGGTGTGCGGGCACGAGTGGACCCCGACGCCGTGGGTCGGTTTCGGCCGGATGCAACTGAAGTCGTCGGTGGTGACGAAGGCTTAGTCGACGCCTTCGTCGTTGATGTCCGAGCCGTGTTCCCGGGCGACGTCCGCGGCGAGTACGGCCGGCCACTCCTGCACATCCGCGGGGGTCGAGGCGACCTGCAGTGTCGCGTTGGGCATGAGCGATACGAGCGCCTCGGCGGTTGAGACCGGATGCGCCGGGTCGTCGATCCACGCGAGCACCGTCGTCGGCTGGGTCAGCGACGCGAGCTGTTCGGGCGAAGGAAGATCGCTCAGCGCGGCCCCGCGATACACCGACGGCAGCAACTGCTCGTTCACGTGCGGCACGCTGTCGGGGTGCCCGACCGAGGCGGGCGGCTGCTCCATCGAGCGGTGCGCGGCGATGAGCCGCGCGACGCCGTGCTGTTCGATGAACTTTGCCGCGCGTTCGTACTCGTCGGCACGCTCGGCCCGGGTCTCCCAGGCGGTCGGTGGCAGCAGCAGCGTGAAGCCGCTGAAGCGATCGGGCTCGCGTACCGCGGCGTGCAGCAGCGTGCCGGTGCCCATCGACGGGCCGACCCCGTGCACTTGTTCGCCGGGGAACCAGTAGTCGAGCAGGCGCAGCAGGTCGTCCGCGAGCGTGGTCCAGCGGTAGTCGTCGGGCACCGGGCGGCCGGTCGAATGCCCGTGGCCACGCGCGTCGTAGCGGAGCAGCTGCGTGCCAGAAAGCCCACGGCCCAGGTCGAGGTCGAGCACCCGGTCGCGCGAACGGCTCGACGTGAGGCCGTGCAACTGCACCACCGGCTGGCCGTCTTCATCGCTAAATGCCCAGGCTAGTCGTGCTCCTTCAACCTCAAACTTGTGCATTTCGCCGCCGTCCTACCCGCGCTGTGTTGCGCATATAGTAGCGCCATGCGTCTCACGCACGTGTCCTACCTCAACCTGCCATTCGGACCGTTGCACAGCTACGAACTCCCGGTGGCGGCGCTGGGGCGCGCCCTCCCCGCATCCTTTGACCAGGCGCGGCATGCCGGGCTCGGCGACCGCTCCGGCTCTTGGATGGGCATTACGTTTCGGCTGACCGCGCAGGTCGATCGCGATGACCTCGCCGAAGCGTGGCAAGCGGTGGTCGCGACACACGGCACGCTGCAAACCGCGTTCGTCAATGACGGTGCCGGCACTCCGACGCTGCACGAGGTGTCCTTTGGTCCCGGCAACTGGGTCGAACACGAGGTCGCGCCAGGACAGACGATGAACGGGGCCCTCCAAGATGTGCTGGATGCGCACTGCCGCCCGCTGTCGGGGCCGTCGCACCGCCTCT
The Gulosibacter sediminis genome window above contains:
- a CDS encoding ArsR/SmtB family transcription factor — translated: MIVGSLNLSDGAPVVWQQSTGSDGLLETDWSDLAGAFSALGHPGRLKLIRHILSGVHATAELSEIASLGTTGKLHHHLRQLVAAGWVRQSAIGASHRFCGILMLGRRPERERCGDLGDDRTTQQQPPVLAVFLSSSIAAAACPGYP
- a CDS encoding alpha/beta fold hydrolase, which codes for MHKFEVEGARLAWAFSDEDGQPVVQLHGLTSSRSRDRVLDLDLGRGLSGTQLLRYDARGHGHSTGRPVPDDYRWTTLADDLLRLLDYWFPGEQVHGVGPSMGTGTLLHAAVREPDRFSGFTLLLPPTAWETRAERADEYERAAKFIEQHGVARLIAAHRSMEQPPASVGHPDSVPHVNEQLLPSVYRGAALSDLPSPEQLASLTQPTTVLAWIDDPAHPVSTAEALVSLMPNATLQVASTPADVQEWPAVLAADVAREHGSDINDEGVD
- a CDS encoding YciI family protein, with translation MPQYIIYFNQQWVSEHSLEWFAERGPLAAAVVEEMRKAGVLIFAAGVDDRVDAAVTAEPTGAGAKITNGLFAESEQHLGGLTLIEVADDAAAADWGGRLAEACGWPQQIRRVD
- a CDS encoding GNAT family N-acetyltransferase, which encodes MKLTLRPMDVSDAGTFAEWASDPVFLAHARWSDRATVEELTVWWVASIAAPDPQVVRLSAVTRDDVVGYVDLHGDERSTRELGFVIGPSSRWGRGLGTMAASAGLEYGFDALKLSSVWAEAVDAKVGSLRVLERIGLTRTGAGDDDMFLGVTSTYSRFALSRSDWEQR
- a CDS encoding type II toxin-antitoxin system VapC family toxin; its protein translation is MSTAPLVYVDTSALGALLVAQPETQELVNWLDREDSCLVSSDLLETELRRMAVREGRDQSKVSALLEGVSLAALDRATYRSAGFLPMQYLRTLDALHLEAAIRLDADAVLTYDRRLGEAAETAGLDVISPGAVG
- a CDS encoding arsenic resistance protein, which codes for MSAGVRWMERHQIVLYVAGIGAGVACGLLWPTVAGPAEVVVQPILALLLFVTFLGIPMRKVGRGLRDWRFLSTVLVLNFVLVPLVVWPLSRFVAHEPALLVGVLMVLLTPCVDYVIVFARLAGGDAQRLLSAAPILMLGQLLLLPAFLWIFVGPGVVRPIELTPFIEAFVFIIALPLLAATLTQAAAARWRAGRMLEAAGESAMVPLMVATLAVVVASQIGGVGARLGSLVVVVPVCVAFVVVMVPIGMLVGRIARLETSGRRAVAFSAATRNSLVVLPIALALPATLSLAPLVVVTQTLVELVAMVVLVRLVPRLLPAAERGSRMRCHG
- a CDS encoding type II toxin-antitoxin system Phd/YefM family antitoxin; protein product: MSTAEAHSESLSQRELRNESGRVLREVSEGHSFVLTNRGIPVGRIVPLDAPPSALPISRPAKRVGGWSDLKPQPTDRDRPMNRILDELRGDRV